GAAATGTTGTTATCTACGTGGTATACTCATCTGTTGTAAAGTTTCAACagctgaaaaaaataaaattggggTATGCATTGCCACTTGTCACAAAATGGTTGGCTAGAACATTTGGAGCGTGCACGGAGTATCACgatttacttttctttttctttttttttttttaaatctagaTAAGATTTAAATACTATCTCCTGATTGGCTGTGCAGgttacttttgattttttttctcaccCAATAATTCAAAcacaatttttatataataaaacttttttgaaaaaaaataaaaattatatcaaaatttaagatttttttcctctataaatagagaccaCTCTCATCTCATTTcgacatagaaaaaaaaacatcatttttcatttataatcaactattttagtattttaaatcTTCTTTTTTGTTAAATGGATGCCAATAATAATCCTTTTAACACTCAAAACTCTTCTAATTTTCCCTTAAATTTCCAAAACCCCAACAATTATCAATTTCAGAACCAAACTTCCAACCAACCCCAAAATTTGCCAAATTATGGTTTCTCACCAAATTTCTTCATGCCATCATCTGTCCCGAATTATCCTCCAAATTATGGATCAATGATGCAATATTTTTCTCAAACACCTCATGTTTCTTCTACTCCAACGGGTGAGGAAAATGTTCTGAGAGCAGATGAATTTCCCGAATTTTCTACCCAAATAGCTCTTGGTAGCATGACCGGTGTTAGTGAACCCATTCCAGATGCAAATTCAGATGATTCAGGTCAAGCACGCCGTAGAAGCCCTAAGTGGACGACCGATCAAAATTTGGTCCTACTTAGTGGATGGATTAAATATAGAACATACAGCATTGTTGGCAGAAACCAGAAAAGCGAAGCATACTGGAGTAAAATTTCTGAGTATTGTAATGAGCATTGCTCATTTGATCCTCCCCGTGATGGAGCTTCATGCCGAAATCATTTCAACTGTATGAATAAAAAGTTGAGAAAATGGAGTGGCGCTTACGATAATGCTAGGCGTATGCAACAAAGTGGATGGTCAGAGAATGATGTATTGGCAAAAGGGCACGAATTATATTCAAGTGGTAAGAATGAACAATTCAATTTAATGTCGGAGTGGCTTGCTGTTCGTGATCAACCGCGCTATGGTAGTCAAGTAGGAGGAAATACTGGCTCGACAAGTAGTGGATCTAAAAGATCCCGAGAGAGTGATGCAAGTGATTCAAACTCCGTAGGATCAAACTCAGTAGGATCAAGTGCCCGTCCAATGGGGAGAGAGGCAGCAAAAAAAAggcaaaaagaaaagcaaaggCGCAACTTTGGAAACAGTCAGCGAAGAGTGGAATGAATATAAACAATTCAAAGAGCAAGAATTGGAACGATTGGACAAAATAGCCAAGACACAAGAAGAGGCTAATCGATTGATGAAAGAAAAGActcaaaccaaaaaaatgaagatgtTCATGAAGCTAAGTGAAAAAGAACATCTCGATGACAAGAACAAACAACTGTTAGAGAAGTTGAGCAACGATCTATTTGAAAATTAGTTgatgttaagtttaaatttgTATCTGCTTAAtgtctgtttgttttttttcttttaattaatctgtttttttttcttttaataatgtgtgtttgttttttttttctttaataatgtatgtttgtttttttcttcaataATGTGCATTTGTATTTTTCGTCTTTAATAATGTTTGTCCACTTtcacttttataattttgtttgtatGCAATCCGTGACTTTCTGATTTTGTAAGAGAATCCTATCGTTATCTATTAtttatgtcaatttaatatttacttGGAGTCCACAATTTTCATCCACTCAGTTTTTTATAAATGGAAACTCATTTTCTCATAGAAGTACCAATAACACAAATTTTATCTTACAAAAAATATCAATGGATCCATCAGAGTTTCCATTTGATATTGAAGTGTACAAAAAACAGTGTGAGCTTGAAGAGAGGTATATCGTACACCGGTTTAGAGAGCGCCAAAAAAAACCCGAGGAAGACCATGCATCTCGTAGCAAGAGAAAATACTTCAAGAGAGATCATGTAGCAGCGAATCAAAGGCTGATTGATGACTACTTTGCCGATCAACCTACATATGATGAGCAAATGTTTCGTTGGCGATTCCGGATGcgaaaacatgtttttcttcGTATTGTTGGAGACCTATCAAGCAGTGACAACTATTTCACCCAACGAGTTGACGCAGCAAATAAGGAAGGTATTTCTCCATTAGCAAAATGTACTACTGCCATGCGAATGTTAGCGTATGGTGTTGCTGCCGATGCGATTGACGAATATATCAAAATAGGAGCTACTACAGCATTGGAGTGCTTGCGTCGATTTTGTAAAGGAATCATACGGTTGTACGAGCAAGAGTATCTCAGAGCTCCAACTCAAGATGACTTGCAAAAAATTTTGCATGTCAGTGAGATGAGGGGGTTTCCAGGGATGATCGGGAGTATCGATTGCATGCATTGGGAATGGAAAAACTATCCAACAGCATGGGAAGGTCAATTTACTCGTGGAGATAAGGGAACCACCACAGTTATACTTGAAGCAGTTGCATCTCATGATCTATGGATTTGGCATGCATTTTTTGGATGTCCGGGAACATTAAACGATATAAATGTTCTAGATCGTTCGCCGGTGTTTGATGATGTTGAACAAGCTAATACTCCAagagttaatttttttgtaaaccaaCGTCCATATGATATGGCATACTATCTAGCTGTTGGTATATATCCTTCTTATCCAACTTTCGTCAAATCAATCAGACTTCCTCAAAGTGAACCAGACAAGTTATTTGCAAAATATCAAGAAGGATATCGGAAGGACATCGAGCGTGCATTTGGAGTGTTACAGGCTCGATTTAAAATCATTCGTGAACCAGCTCGCATGTGGGAGATATCAGATCTCGCTATCATCATGCGGTCATGTATCATATTGCATAATATGATTGTTGAGGATGAACGAGATACATATGCTCAGAATTGGACTGATTATGATCAATCAGAGGCAAGTGGTTCGAGTACACCACAACCATTTTCTACAGAGGTGCTACCAGCATATGCAAATCATGTGCGTGCTAGATCTGAATTATGTGATTCTAATATACATCATGAATTGCAATCAGATCTAATCAAACACATATGGGCAAAATTTGGAATGCTTCAtggttaaaataatttaaattttatgtgtgtttgaaaAGTTTTATTGTTTGCGCTTTAAGAGTTTATTGTACTAATTaagttatctatttttattttgtgtgtgttgtatcatgtatgtttaaaatttcttaataaTATGTGTTTGTATCGTGTGTATTTAaagtttcttaattttaattgttttaataatattaatttttgtatttttgaaaataaaattaggtAAATATCTAACTTAGAGATgaatatattcttaattttaattattttattatttattttgtatgatttaaaagacagctaaatataataatttaaaataaatattactaaaggttatgttattttagttttaaattaattattaatatgtaattattatattgtaagaaaaataaaataatctgaATAAAAAGTTGTGGGGTAGGgtgttgataattttaaaacaaaccatTGTAGATGTTTAAAATGAAGTGGGTGTTAAATAAATGAGgtggaagaaagagaagatgatgtgaAATGTTAAAAGGGGAAAATAAGGGTGTTGAAAGTGAAGAGGGTGTTGAAACCATTGTACATGGTCTTAATGGAAAGAAACTATCCGACTGGTGACCATTTCGAAAATAAGAGGAACGAATACGAAAAGAACGTAAAGGAATAAAATTGCAGGAACGAAAATGAATGGTTGTTCCATTTCAAATTTGACAAAGAATAAAGAATGGTGGGAAATGAGAAGGAAAAATTATTCCTTATGAATGGTGATTTCTTTTAGGAACATTATGAAATGCATTATTCCTTGTCGTTacttggtcaccattcatactcatatgataTACAATGGGCATTTACAACATGTTTTTATATGTGCATTTTTGACTTTTTGTTCTTTCAAATTTCAAGCATGGAGCATTTTTTTCTAGGTTACTCGGGTAACACATGTCTAAGTGCCTACCATTCCATACATTGTCGGCGAGGATGGCGTTAACGGCGTCTGTAGGATGAAA
The window above is part of the Brassica napus cultivar Da-Ae chromosome C3, Da-Ae, whole genome shotgun sequence genome. Proteins encoded here:
- the LOC125583646 gene encoding uncharacterized protein LOC125583646 → MDPSEFPFDIEVYKKQCELEERYIVHRFRERQKKPEEDHASRSKRKYFKRDHVAANQRLIDDYFADQPTYDEQMFRWRFRMRKHVFLRIVGDLSSSDNYFTQRVDAANKEGISPLAKCTTAMRMLAYGVAADAIDEYIKIGATTALECLRRFCKGIIRLYEQEYLRAPTQDDLQKILHVSEMRGFPGMIGSIDCMHWEWKNYPTAWEGQFTRGDKGTTTVILEAVASHDLWIWHAFFGCPGTLNDINVLDRSPVFDDVEQANTPRVNFFVNQRPYDMAYYLAVGIYPSYPTFVKSIRLPQSEPDKLFAKYQEGYRKDIERAFGVLQARFKIIREPARMWEISDLAIIMRSCIILHNMIVEDERDTYAQNWTDYDQSEASGSSTPQPFSTEVLPAYANHVRARSELCDSNIHHELQSDLIKHIWAKFGMLHG